The following coding sequences lie in one Pontibacter sp. G13 genomic window:
- a CDS encoding sigma-54 dependent transcriptional regulator, which produces MTEKVKIFVVEDDDWYRELVGFNLELNPDYEVTKFANATDALKELSQLPEVVTLDYRLPDMEGEEALKRIKDFDPNIEVIIVSEQDKIDTAVNLLKLGAYDYIPKSDDIRDRLLNTVNNIRKTQKLQSRIKTLEREVGQKYEFEKSIIGQSPAIRRVFNMLEKATKTNITVLVTGETGTGKELAAKAIHYNSRRKDKPFVPVNMAAIPSELVESELFGHEKGAFTGAQNRRIGKFEEAHGGTLFLDEIGEMEQTFQAKLLRALQEKEITRVGSNKIVKVDCRIVVATNRNLLEEVKAGRFREDLYYRLYGLPIELPPLREREKDIILLANFFLDRFCEENEMEPYSLSAETKRKLLSYRFPGNIRELKSVIELAAVMANDPVITPDILSFSQTDALPEVMSDEMTMRDYTYRIIDIYLQKYDNNVKLIADKLDMGASTIYRMLKERKEEKTGASTGAEY; this is translated from the coding sequence ATGACTGAAAAGGTCAAAATCTTTGTCGTCGAAGATGATGACTGGTACCGCGAATTGGTGGGATTCAACCTGGAGCTCAATCCAGATTATGAGGTCACCAAATTTGCCAATGCCACGGATGCCCTCAAGGAGCTAAGCCAGCTGCCTGAAGTCGTCACCCTCGACTATCGACTCCCAGATATGGAAGGCGAGGAAGCCCTGAAGCGAATCAAGGATTTCGATCCCAATATCGAGGTCATTATCGTCTCGGAACAAGACAAGATCGATACTGCGGTCAACCTCCTCAAGCTGGGGGCCTACGACTATATTCCCAAATCGGATGATATCCGCGACCGTCTCCTCAATACGGTCAACAACATCCGCAAAACCCAAAAACTCCAGTCGCGCATCAAGACCTTGGAGCGGGAAGTCGGGCAGAAATACGAATTTGAAAAGAGCATCATCGGACAGAGTCCTGCCATTCGCAGGGTATTCAATATGCTCGAAAAAGCTACCAAGACCAATATCACGGTACTCGTAACGGGAGAAACGGGTACGGGTAAGGAGCTGGCTGCCAAGGCAATTCACTACAACTCTCGTCGGAAGGACAAGCCATTTGTTCCAGTGAACATGGCGGCCATCCCGAGTGAATTGGTGGAAAGTGAACTCTTCGGCCATGAGAAAGGAGCCTTTACAGGAGCCCAAAATCGCCGGATCGGAAAATTCGAGGAAGCTCATGGAGGAACGCTTTTCCTCGATGAGATTGGAGAGATGGAGCAGACCTTCCAGGCGAAACTGCTCCGCGCCCTTCAGGAAAAGGAAATTACCCGTGTGGGTAGCAATAAAATCGTGAAGGTGGATTGCCGAATCGTGGTGGCGACCAACCGGAATCTGTTGGAAGAAGTCAAAGCAGGCCGTTTTCGCGAAGATTTGTACTATCGCCTCTATGGCTTGCCGATCGAGTTGCCGCCGCTTCGAGAGCGCGAGAAAGACATTATCCTGCTGGCCAATTTCTTCCTAGACCGCTTCTGCGAGGAAAATGAAATGGAGCCTTACTCCTTGTCGGCAGAGACCAAGCGTAAGCTGCTGTCCTATCGTTTTCCGGGGAATATCCGTGAGCTGAAATCCGTCATCGAGTTGGCGGCAGTCATGGCCAATGACCCTGTGATCACGCCAGACATTTTGAGCTTTTCGCAGACCGATGCGTTGCCTGAGGTCATGTCAGACGAAATGACGATGCGGGACTATACGTATCGGATCATCGACATTTACCTACAGAAATATGACAACAACGTCAAACTGATTGCCGACAAGCTTGATATGGGCGCTTCGACGATCTATCGGATGTTGAAGGAAAGGAAGGAAGAGAAGACTGGAGCAAGTACTGGCGCGGAATACTAA
- a CDS encoding class IV adenylate cyclase yields MHLNIEIKARTSRADFIREFLEQQGARYEGLDHQIDTYFQVPNGRMKLREGTIERNLIHYSRPDQAGPKASHVHLYRPNPGPALKELLTEALGIWKVVDKQRKIYFIQNVKFHIDEVRGLGSFVEIEAIDLDGSIGESKLQEQCQHYLAAFEIPTSDLVSGSYSDLIPPIGEGPGEISK; encoded by the coding sequence ATGCATCTCAATATTGAAATAAAGGCCCGGACTTCCCGGGCCGATTTCATTCGGGAGTTTCTTGAACAACAAGGGGCCCGATATGAAGGATTGGACCATCAGATCGATACCTATTTCCAGGTCCCAAATGGACGCATGAAATTGCGCGAAGGCACGATCGAGCGAAATCTCATCCACTATTCCCGTCCTGATCAAGCAGGACCGAAGGCTTCGCATGTGCATCTGTATCGCCCCAATCCGGGCCCTGCGCTCAAGGAACTATTGACTGAGGCGCTCGGTATTTGGAAAGTTGTCGACAAACAGCGGAAGATCTATTTCATTCAAAATGTGAAATTTCATATCGACGAGGTTCGAGGTTTGGGGAGTTTTGTCGAAATTGAGGCCATCGATCTAGACGGGTCCATCGGCGAATCCAAGCTGCAGGAGCAGTGCCAACACTATCTGGCGGCGTTTGAAATTCCCACATCCGATCTCGTTTCGGGGTCATATTCTGACCTGATCCCTCCAATTGGGGAAGGCCCGGGGGAAATTTCGAAGTAG
- a CDS encoding DUF4197 domain-containing protein encodes MSRMISRGLLCGLLAFTLSCDTLNQIATTAAEQYANANPTQGEMIQGLKEALANGAKFATGSLGAEGGYFNDPIVRIPFPEEAEVVATKMRQIGLGSLVDDFERKLNEGAEEGAKLALPIFKEAITGMTLNDAKGILLGGDNAATEYFKGKTSAQLQTTYGGVIQQSLDEVGAAKAWTEITTRYNKIPFVKQVNTDLVSYTTGKALDGLFLKVAEEEAKIRQEPIARTSELLKKVFEYADREKQ; translated from the coding sequence ATGTCCCGAATGATTTCCCGAGGCCTGCTCTGCGGCCTTTTGGCTTTCACCTTGAGTTGCGACACATTGAATCAGATCGCCACCACAGCGGCCGAGCAGTACGCCAATGCCAATCCCACTCAAGGGGAGATGATTCAGGGATTGAAGGAAGCCCTAGCCAATGGAGCCAAGTTTGCCACTGGATCACTCGGTGCCGAAGGAGGATATTTCAATGACCCGATTGTGCGCATTCCATTTCCGGAAGAGGCAGAAGTCGTGGCCACCAAAATGCGACAGATCGGCCTGGGAAGCCTTGTCGACGACTTTGAGCGCAAACTCAACGAAGGTGCGGAAGAAGGCGCCAAACTGGCCCTGCCGATTTTCAAGGAAGCGATCACCGGTATGACCCTCAACGATGCCAAGGGAATCCTCCTCGGAGGCGACAATGCCGCTACCGAGTATTTCAAAGGCAAAACTTCTGCGCAGCTCCAGACCACGTATGGTGGAGTGATTCAGCAGTCTCTCGATGAGGTAGGCGCCGCCAAGGCGTGGACTGAGATCACCACTCGCTACAACAAGATCCCGTTCGTCAAGCAAGTCAACACCGACTTGGTGAGCTACACGACCGGAAAGGCTTTGGACGGTCTCTTCCTCAAAGTCGCTGAGGAGGAAGCCAAAATCCGCCAAGAGCCAATCGCCCGGACCTCTGAACTCCTCAAAAAGGTATTCGAATACGCCGACCGCGAAAAGCAATAG